A window of Tepidisphaeraceae bacterium contains these coding sequences:
- a CDS encoding type II secretion system protein has product MRNQRGFTLVELLVVIGIIALLISMLLPALNKARAAANVVACASNMRQIGFAMRMYANANGDSVTPAMTDDNRHLFSLPQPSYGYVKWDALIDRYLGGKGKPEDYRVGANIGGSGVTPTAKVYACPADGIARTNNPRSYAMADDVGKRLYTNGGNVNAASNPSGIAAGTTMNSGTGSAASPYAITSPPKLSRIRNSAEVIMLVEKHSSDNRVGSSSAVSCDRAARQKSRDDGSQYAHGYFAHPNKRWNYLFADGHVESQEPIDTIDRNDGNQVNGLTNPSNFGLSGKRKWTRDPND; this is encoded by the coding sequence ATGCGAAACCAACGCGGATTCACGCTCGTTGAGCTTCTGGTCGTCATCGGCATCATCGCGCTACTGATCAGCATGCTGCTGCCGGCGCTGAACAAGGCCCGGGCGGCGGCAAACGTCGTCGCATGCGCCTCGAACATGCGCCAGATCGGCTTCGCAATGCGCATGTATGCGAACGCCAACGGCGATTCGGTAACCCCGGCGATGACCGATGACAACCGCCATCTCTTCTCGCTGCCCCAGCCCAGCTACGGCTACGTAAAGTGGGACGCGCTGATCGACCGCTACCTGGGCGGCAAGGGCAAGCCTGAAGACTATCGAGTTGGCGCGAACATCGGTGGATCGGGCGTCACGCCCACAGCCAAAGTTTACGCGTGCCCGGCCGACGGCATCGCGCGGACGAACAACCCGCGTTCGTACGCGATGGCGGACGATGTGGGAAAGCGACTTTACACCAACGGTGGGAATGTGAACGCCGCCAGTAACCCAAGTGGCATCGCCGCGGGGACCACGATGAACAGCGGCACCGGATCGGCGGCAAGTCCGTACGCCATCACCAGCCCGCCAAAGTTGTCGCGGATCCGCAACTCGGCTGAGGTCATCATGCTCGTCGAGAAGCACTCGAGCGACAACCGCGTGGGGAGCAGTTCGGCCGTCTCGTGCGACCGGGCAGCCAGGCAGAAGAGCAGGGACGACGGTAGCCAGTACGCGCACGGCTACTTCGCGCATCCCAACAAGCGATGGAATTACCTGTTTGCTGATGGGCACGTCGAATCGCAGGAACCGATCGACACGATCGACCGCAACGACGGCAATCAGGTAAACGGGTTGACGAATCCCAGTAACTTCGGGCTGTCCGGCAAGCGGAAGTGGACGCGAGACCCAAACGACTAA
- a CDS encoding PEP-CTERM sorting domain-containing protein has translation MKNRVTIMALPLFVAAGALQFVSSSASAAPLFYDGLDYTAGAIAGKGGWSGSGTVVSGSLAYTDGQGNTLDTSGGKLSQTAQNATTNFPYRNPGTGNGQVAVEWLSYLQQNTADGGESVVAIGVNSNNDRFIVGTDRSGSSNIKMFGGSPADTGVDGRNANFFLYRLDLVLGKLELWMNPSLDLSGADAQIVAALGTPQASKTYQFGATGLERFNPRQDGGKSSLTDEYRVGLTYADVTPHTAAVPEPASLAIVAMVGAGLLARRQRRS, from the coding sequence ATGAAGAATCGCGTCACCATTATGGCGTTGCCGCTGTTCGTCGCAGCGGGGGCCTTGCAATTTGTGTCGTCGTCGGCGTCGGCGGCGCCGCTGTTCTACGACGGGTTGGACTACACCGCGGGCGCCATCGCCGGAAAAGGCGGGTGGTCCGGGTCCGGCACGGTCGTGAGCGGGAGCCTCGCCTACACCGATGGGCAGGGCAACACGTTGGACACCTCCGGCGGCAAGCTCTCGCAGACCGCACAGAACGCCACGACCAACTTCCCCTATCGCAACCCGGGGACGGGGAACGGTCAGGTGGCAGTGGAGTGGCTCAGCTACCTTCAGCAGAACACGGCCGACGGTGGGGAAAGCGTCGTCGCGATCGGCGTCAACAGCAATAACGACAGGTTCATCGTAGGCACCGATCGCTCGGGTAGCAGCAACATCAAGATGTTCGGCGGCTCGCCTGCCGACACGGGCGTCGACGGTCGTAACGCCAACTTCTTCCTGTACCGACTGGACCTGGTGCTGGGCAAGCTGGAGCTCTGGATGAACCCGAGCCTGGACCTTTCCGGCGCCGACGCCCAGATCGTGGCAGCGCTGGGCACGCCACAGGCGAGCAAGACCTACCAGTTCGGGGCAACCGGCCTCGAACGATTCAACCCGCGGCAGGACGGCGGCAAGTCGTCGCTGACCGACGAGTACCGCGTCGGCCTGACCTACGCGGACGTCACGCCGCACACCGCCGCCGTCCCCGAGCCCGCATCGTTGGCCATCGTCGCCATGGTGGGCGCCGGGCTGCTGGCGCGTCGCCAGCGTCGGTCGTAG
- a CDS encoding LacI family DNA-binding transcriptional regulator, with protein MDTILDQIAQRTGLSKPTVKQVLGNRAHLYREQTRARIFLAAEELGYRRNGAARAVKTGRFGAVGLLTSRNVREATMPFDVQFGMQRALQDHDLHLSVGQLPAHGAPEAEMPRILREWSVDGLLISYTSDYPPAMIETIERYRIPSVWVNTKLPHDCVHPDDLAAGQLATEHLLRLGHRRIAFATFDHFRHYSFADRFAGYAAAMKGAGLPPMDLRMFMIAPELTPAPGCLRSAGKRAYFQRLLDRPDRPTAFVTYATDDTESLVSLAWKMGLEVPRDLSIICVSNSDSMGILDLTHLRLPGESLGQAAVDLLAEKLLDPATPIPPRAVAPCFVKGDTVGPVPVSDRP; from the coding sequence ATGGATACTATTCTCGACCAGATCGCGCAGCGCACGGGCCTGTCGAAGCCGACGGTCAAGCAGGTATTGGGTAATCGAGCCCACCTGTACCGCGAACAGACGCGGGCACGCATTTTTCTGGCGGCGGAAGAGTTAGGGTATCGGCGGAACGGCGCGGCGCGGGCGGTGAAGACCGGGCGGTTCGGGGCGGTGGGCTTGTTGACCAGCCGCAATGTCCGCGAGGCGACGATGCCGTTCGACGTGCAGTTCGGCATGCAGCGAGCGCTTCAGGATCACGACCTGCACCTTAGTGTTGGCCAATTGCCCGCCCACGGCGCGCCAGAAGCGGAGATGCCGCGCATCCTGCGCGAGTGGAGCGTCGACGGGTTGCTGATCAGCTACACGTCCGACTATCCCCCTGCCATGATCGAGACGATCGAGCGGTACCGCATACCGTCGGTGTGGGTAAACACAAAGCTGCCGCACGACTGCGTGCATCCCGACGACCTGGCGGCGGGTCAGTTGGCTACGGAGCACCTGTTGCGACTCGGGCATCGCCGGATCGCGTTCGCGACGTTCGACCACTTCCGCCATTACAGCTTCGCCGACCGATTCGCTGGCTACGCAGCCGCCATGAAGGGCGCCGGTCTGCCGCCGATGGACCTGCGCATGTTCATGATCGCGCCGGAACTGACCCCAGCGCCGGGTTGCCTGCGGTCGGCGGGCAAGCGTGCATACTTCCAGCGGTTGCTGGACCGCCCGGACCGCCCGACCGCGTTCGTCACCTACGCGACGGACGACACCGAGTCGCTTGTGTCGCTCGCGTGGAAGATGGGATTGGAGGTTCCGCGCGACCTCTCGATCATCTGCGTGTCCAACAGCGACAGCATGGGCATCCTCGACCTGACGCACCTGCGCCTGCCAGGTGAATCGCTGGGACAGGCCGCGGTCGACCTGCTGGCGGAGAAGCTGTTGGATCCGGCCACGCCGATCCCGCCCCGGGCAGTGGCCCCCTGTTTCGTGAAGGGAGATACCGTTGGGCCCGTGCCGGTTAGCGATCGACCCTGA
- a CDS encoding multidrug efflux SMR transporter, with protein MPWVFIVIAGIFEALWAIGLKYTQVFTKPLPSVLTILGIAASMYLLSVAARTLPIGTAYAVWVGIGTVGAVILGMVFLGEPATPLRLFFLAMLITSVIGLKFAG; from the coding sequence ATGCCTTGGGTCTTCATCGTCATTGCCGGCATCTTCGAGGCCCTGTGGGCGATCGGGCTGAAGTACACGCAAGTGTTCACCAAGCCCTTGCCGAGCGTGCTGACGATCCTGGGGATTGCCGCCAGCATGTACCTGCTTTCGGTCGCCGCCCGCACGCTGCCGATCGGAACGGCCTACGCGGTCTGGGTCGGGATCGGCACGGTTGGTGCCGTGATCCTCGGCATGGTCTTCCTCGGCGAACCCGCCACGCCGCTGCGCCTCTTCTTCCTCGCGATGCTCATCACCTCGGTGATCGGGTTGAAGTTCGCAGGATGA
- the gdhA gene encoding NADP-specific glutamate dehydrogenase, producing MDEHSQLILQNIAKRNPGEREFQQAAREVLESLGPVLAKHPVFADQKIIERICEPERQIIFRVPWQDDNGEVHINRGFRVEFNSALGPYKGGLRFHPSVNLSIVKFLGFEQIFKNALTGMPIGGGKGGSDFDPKGRSDREIMRFCQSFMTELYRHIGEYTDVPAGDIGVGGREIGYLFGQYKRITNRYESGVLTGKGLDYGGALVRTEATGYGLVFFTQEMLKARNETLDGKTCIVSGSGNVAIYTIEKVHQLGGKVVACSDSNGVIYDKEGIDLDLLKQLKSVERRRIKDYADVRAHAHYREGGNIWDIPCDVALPCATQNELTAADAKRLLESGCTTVAEGANMPTTPEAVHMFLDAKIAYGPGKAANAGGVATSALEMQQNASRDAWTFDFTEQRLQKIMTDIHRNCYETAAEYGTPGNYVVGANVAGFFKVARAMVALGLV from the coding sequence ATGGACGAACATTCGCAACTGATCTTACAGAACATCGCCAAGCGCAACCCCGGCGAGCGTGAATTCCAGCAGGCCGCCCGCGAGGTGCTCGAATCGCTCGGACCGGTGCTGGCGAAGCACCCGGTCTTCGCGGACCAGAAGATCATCGAGCGCATCTGCGAGCCGGAACGGCAGATCATCTTCCGCGTGCCGTGGCAGGACGACAACGGCGAGGTGCACATCAACCGCGGGTTCCGCGTCGAGTTCAACAGCGCGCTGGGCCCGTACAAGGGTGGGCTGCGCTTCCACCCGAGCGTGAACCTCAGCATCGTGAAGTTCCTGGGGTTCGAGCAGATCTTCAAGAACGCGCTGACCGGCATGCCGATCGGCGGGGGCAAGGGCGGCAGCGACTTCGACCCCAAGGGCCGCAGCGACCGCGAGATCATGCGCTTCTGTCAGAGCTTCATGACCGAGCTGTACCGACACATCGGCGAGTATACCGACGTCCCCGCTGGCGACATCGGCGTGGGCGGCCGCGAGATCGGGTACCTCTTCGGGCAGTACAAGCGCATCACCAATCGCTACGAGTCCGGCGTCCTTACCGGCAAGGGCTTGGACTACGGCGGCGCACTCGTGCGCACCGAGGCCACGGGCTACGGCCTGGTCTTCTTCACGCAGGAGATGCTCAAGGCCCGCAACGAGACGCTCGACGGTAAGACGTGCATCGTCAGCGGCTCAGGCAACGTCGCGATCTACACGATCGAGAAGGTCCACCAGCTGGGCGGCAAGGTGGTGGCCTGTTCCGATTCCAACGGCGTGATCTACGACAAGGAAGGCATCGACCTAGACCTGCTGAAGCAACTGAAGTCGGTCGAACGGCGGCGCATCAAGGACTATGCCGACGTGCGCGCCCACGCGCATTACCGCGAGGGTGGCAACATCTGGGACATCCCCTGCGACGTCGCGTTGCCCTGCGCCACGCAGAACGAGCTGACCGCGGCCGACGCCAAGCGCCTTTTGGAGAGCGGTTGCACGACCGTCGCCGAGGGGGCCAACATGCCGACCACGCCCGAGGCCGTGCACATGTTCCTCGACGCAAAGATCGCCTACGGCCCCGGCAAGGCCGCCAACGCCGGTGGCGTGGCGACGAGCGCGCTGGAGATGCAGCAGAACGCCTCGCGCGACGCCTGGACGTTCGACTTCACCGAGCAGCGCCTGCAGAAGATCATGACCGACATCCACCGCAACTGCTACGAGACCGCCGCCGAGTACGGCACGCCCGGCAATTACGTGGTGGGCGCCAACGTCGCCGGCTTCTTCAAGGTGGCCCGCGCGATGGTCGCGCTTGGGTTGGTCTAG